A single Rhinolophus ferrumequinum isolate MPI-CBG mRhiFer1 chromosome 20, mRhiFer1_v1.p, whole genome shotgun sequence DNA region contains:
- the LOC117012439 gene encoding cytochrome c oxidase subunit NDUFA4-like, whose translation MLCQIIGQAKKHPSLIPLFVFIGAGGTGAVLYVMRLALFNSDVCWDKKNNPEPWNKMGPNQQYKFYSVNVYYSKLKKEGPDF comes from the coding sequence ATGCTGTGCCAAATCATCGGTCAGGCTAAGAAGCATCCAAGCTTGATCCCCCTCTTTGTATTTATTGGAGCTGGAGGTACTGGAGCAGTGCTGTATGTCATGCGCCTGGCATTGTTCAATTCAGATGTCTGTTGGGATAAAAAGAATAACCCAGAACCCTGGAACAAAATGGGTCCCAATCAGCAATACAAGTTCTACTCAGTGAATGTATATTACAGCAAACTGAAGAAAGAAGGTCCAGACTTCTAA